A segment of the Flavobacteriales bacterium genome:
AAAGGTCATGAAGGAGGTTGTTTTAGCCGATGTCGACTATGGAACAGTTGCCTTTATTCCGTACGTCATCATGGGCTATCAAGAGGTATACGGGAATCTGTATAATTCATTGGACGAGATCTTCAAAGCTCCCTACGCCACTCTGGCTCAACAATTTTATAATGGCACTATCAATTTGACCAACTTGAATATTCAACTTCTGACGCAACTGTCGATAAACGCGGGAAACAACTACCCGCACGAATTATTTCAAGATTCTATTGTAACAGCCATTGAAAATGATCCTGCTCATTGCTTAAATGTTGCCCTGGCTGACAATGATGTTTGGAATTTTAACGCAACGGTCCCAACTCGGATGTACTACTGCGACGCCGATGAACAAGTGAGCTACATAAATGCCCTTTTTGCCGACAGCGCAATGAATGCCAATGGAGCCGCGGATGTTGAGGCCGTCCAAGTAGACCCCAACCAAAGTCATGGAGGTTGTGCACCGCTGGCCACTTTCGGAGCTATTCTGTTCTTTGATCAGTACGCTACCATTGGGCTTGAGGAATCTGCCACGCTTAAAAACGTCAACGTATGGCCAAACCCGAGTTCCGATGAAGTGCACATACAGTCTCAGCAATTCGCCGAAATGCAGATCCGCGTGTTCGACCAGGCAGGTAGATTACTATTTGATAAAGTTTTCTTACCTTCTTCCTCAGAAACCATCTCGGTGAGCCATTGGCCTTCAGGACTTTACCTACTCTCTATTGAGCAATCGGGCAAAGTCAGAAACCAGCGTCTCATCATTGAACGATGAAAAAGACGGCCCTATGCCTATTAACGACTATTCTGATAGGCCAAGCTGCTCTTGGCCAAATCAATTTCAAGTTGACTTGGCAACGAGAGGCGACTATTGCTTCTGCAAATCTTATTATTCTAGCGACCGGACTCCCTCAATATCAGGAAGTACAGCCATATGAATGGTACCTAGTATTTGATTTGCCAGCTCCTGAGCTGTACACCATCGATCGTGGCGCAATTGATAATTGGAATCCGCAGATGGCCAAGAAC
Coding sequences within it:
- a CDS encoding T9SS type A sorting domain-containing protein, with protein sequence MKKIIYTLLLSVFISAAYGQTLVSATQIAQYTAANISSQVGISVPYGVTAYKILYTTLGSDGVTDTASGLLCIPDDPSLSYPLLNYNHGTTNSKQDVPSNLQGGTYLSLAFSSQGYIVAAPDYLGMGESRGFHPYVHAQTQGQASVDLLFASRTYLNNNGIPFENQLFISGYSQGGHAGMATQKLIENQYMNDFNLTACGHMSGPYSISKVMKEVVLADVDYGTVAFIPYVIMGYQEVYGNLYNSLDEIFKAPYATLAQQFYNGTINLTNLNIQLLTQLSINAGNNYPHELFQDSIVTAIENDPAHCLNVALADNDVWNFNATVPTRMYYCDADEQVSYINALFADSAMNANGAADVEAVQVDPNQSHGGCAPLATFGAILFFDQYATIGLEESATLKNVNVWPNPSSDEVHIQSQQFAEMQIRVFDQAGRLLFDKVFLPSSSETISVSHWPSGLYLLSIEQSGKVRNQRLIIER